The Lytechinus pictus isolate F3 Inbred chromosome 10, Lp3.0, whole genome shotgun sequence genome includes a window with the following:
- the LOC129269026 gene encoding uncharacterized protein LOC129269026 isoform X2, producing the protein MFNLTSRLVQAKEASNPASHHEDETVKAGRQAEESLIKDLVHRAGVPSSCIYQGLRVPDTFQTRRYEIDVVILTEYGIYCIEVKNWSGKISLSKNGKSWVRQKNVKDSNTRSSVTYDESHTNILQELKSKTRLIRNNLLRNEACLAEKFFFSRVVLMNPKSELDNSLWKENEIVTPDRYPLFLDSLKSSYTGKVAGSIVPSFITGQLSYSAMESARHALNQIGTWDIVHLHGGKQIIGDYKGNKDLILNRKTASRMEFKHQRSSVLGSLWAVMGFTPQVAVTIYKRGGEGWLWNATCAQVSVSYDAEISFRAAGAEVDAKIQANDIESITLST; encoded by the exons ATGTTTAATCTCACCAGCCGTTTAGTTCAAGCCAAGGAGGCCAGTAATCCGGCCTCTCATCATGAGGATGAAACGGTGAAAGCCGGAAGACAAGCAGAAGAAAGTCTAATCAAAGACCTTGTCCATAGAGCTGGGGTGCCGTCCTCGTGCATCTACCAAGGTCTTAGGGTTCCCGATACATTCCAGACGAGACGATATGAAATAGATGTTGTCATTTTGACAG AGTATGGAATCTACTGCATTGAGGTCAAAAACTGGTCTGGGAAGATATCACTGAGCAAAAACGGCAAATCATGGGTCCGACAAAAAAACGTCAAAGACTCTAACACTCGATCAAGTGTGACCTACGATGAATCACACACTAATATCCTCCAAGAACTCAAATCTAAGACTCGGCTAATCAGGAACAATCTGCTGAGGAATGAAGCCTGTCTGGCAGAGAAATTCTTCTTCTCCAGGGTAGTTTTGATGAATCCCAAATCGGAGTTGGATAATTCGTTGTGGAAAGAGAATGAGATCGTGACCCCCGATAGGTACCCGTTGTTCCTGGATTCACTGAAGTCGAGCTACACAGGCAAGGTGGCCGGGTCTATCGTCCCTTCTTTTATCACAG GTCAGTTATCATACAGTGCTATGGAATCGGCCAGGCATGCGTTAAACCAAATAGGAACCTGGGACATAGTGCATTTACAtggtggaaaacaaataatcg gTGACTACAAGGGAAATAAAGACCTCATTCTGAATAGGAAGACAGCATCTCGGATGGAATTCAAGCATCAGCGTAGCTCAGTCCTCGGATCCCTTTGGGCAGTCATGGGATTCACTCCTCAA GTGGCAGTGACGATCTACAAGCGCGGAGGAGAAGGATGGTTATGGAATGCCACTTGTGCCCAGGTCAGTGTGTCGTACGATGCAGAAATCTCATTCCGAGCCGCTGGGGCGGAGGTCGACGCCAAGATACAGGCCAATGACATTGAGAGTATCACCTTGAGCACGTAG
- the LOC129269026 gene encoding uncharacterized protein LOC129269026 isoform X1 gives MHFAMSLCQGHGLSPVMFNLTSRLVQAKEASNPASHHEDETVKAGRQAEESLIKDLVHRAGVPSSCIYQGLRVPDTFQTRRYEIDVVILTEYGIYCIEVKNWSGKISLSKNGKSWVRQKNVKDSNTRSSVTYDESHTNILQELKSKTRLIRNNLLRNEACLAEKFFFSRVVLMNPKSELDNSLWKENEIVTPDRYPLFLDSLKSSYTGKVAGSIVPSFITGQLSYSAMESARHALNQIGTWDIVHLHGGKQIIGDYKGNKDLILNRKTASRMEFKHQRSSVLGSLWAVMGFTPQVAVTIYKRGGEGWLWNATCAQVSVSYDAEISFRAAGAEVDAKIQANDIESITLST, from the exons ATGCATTTCGCAATGTCTCTTTGCCAAGGCCATGGGCTTTCCCCG GTCATGTTTAATCTCACCAGCCGTTTAGTTCAAGCCAAGGAGGCCAGTAATCCGGCCTCTCATCATGAGGATGAAACGGTGAAAGCCGGAAGACAAGCAGAAGAAAGTCTAATCAAAGACCTTGTCCATAGAGCTGGGGTGCCGTCCTCGTGCATCTACCAAGGTCTTAGGGTTCCCGATACATTCCAGACGAGACGATATGAAATAGATGTTGTCATTTTGACAG AGTATGGAATCTACTGCATTGAGGTCAAAAACTGGTCTGGGAAGATATCACTGAGCAAAAACGGCAAATCATGGGTCCGACAAAAAAACGTCAAAGACTCTAACACTCGATCAAGTGTGACCTACGATGAATCACACACTAATATCCTCCAAGAACTCAAATCTAAGACTCGGCTAATCAGGAACAATCTGCTGAGGAATGAAGCCTGTCTGGCAGAGAAATTCTTCTTCTCCAGGGTAGTTTTGATGAATCCCAAATCGGAGTTGGATAATTCGTTGTGGAAAGAGAATGAGATCGTGACCCCCGATAGGTACCCGTTGTTCCTGGATTCACTGAAGTCGAGCTACACAGGCAAGGTGGCCGGGTCTATCGTCCCTTCTTTTATCACAG GTCAGTTATCATACAGTGCTATGGAATCGGCCAGGCATGCGTTAAACCAAATAGGAACCTGGGACATAGTGCATTTACAtggtggaaaacaaataatcg gTGACTACAAGGGAAATAAAGACCTCATTCTGAATAGGAAGACAGCATCTCGGATGGAATTCAAGCATCAGCGTAGCTCAGTCCTCGGATCCCTTTGGGCAGTCATGGGATTCACTCCTCAA GTGGCAGTGACGATCTACAAGCGCGGAGGAGAAGGATGGTTATGGAATGCCACTTGTGCCCAGGTCAGTGTGTCGTACGATGCAGAAATCTCATTCCGAGCCGCTGGGGCGGAGGTCGACGCCAAGATACAGGCCAATGACATTGAGAGTATCACCTTGAGCACGTAG
- the LOC129269791 gene encoding hematopoietic prostaglandin D synthase-like produces MASYKLIYFPDRFRTEICRLLFVLADVEFDDHRVGYEEWSTKLKKSLNTPTGDLPILEIEHKEGKTIMLQSRAIQRYLAKEFGLYGCSNDEAVIIDVVTECWDEFLDAAAKIMFEEELTKKESLRQAFLQGTGPRLLSYLENLFKNNNEYLLGQNPSLGDVATFNCIDVVKDWVGDGLFSSYPKLLAIRDKISKIENVAAYLAARPKCLF; encoded by the exons ATGGCATCATACAAGCTGATTTACTTCCCTGATCGATTCCGGACCGAGATATGCCGTCTACTCTTCGTACTCGCCGACGTCGAATTCGATGATCACCGCGTCGGCTACGAGGAATGGTCGACGAAGTTGAAGAAAAGTTTGA ATACACCTACTGGAGATTTACCGATCTTAGAGATTGAACACAAAGAAGGAAAGACGATTATGCTTCAGAGTCGAGCCATTCAAAGATACCTGGCCAAAGAATTCG GTCTGTATGGATGTTCAAACGATGAGGCCGTGATCATCGACGTCGTAACGGAGTGCTGGGATGAATTCCTCGATGCGGCAGCCAAGATCATGTTTGAAGAAGAGCTAACGAAAAAG GAATCACTGAGGCAAGCGTTTTTACAGGGAACTGGTCCACGTTTACTAAGCTATCTAGAAAACTTGTTCAAAAACAACAATGAATATTTACTGGGTCAGAAT CCATCGTTGGGTGATGTGGCGACCTTCAACTGCATCGATGTGGTCAAAGATTGGGTTGGCGATGGACTCTTCTCGTCTTATCCAAAACTATTAGCTATAAGAGACAAAATAAGCAAGATAGAAAACGTAGCCGCCTATCTTGCAGCAAGACCAAAGTGTTTGTTTTAG